CTCGAACCTGACGGGACCATCCTGCGCAAAATCATTCGTGAGCTACTCGCCGAGGGTCATCGAAAGGTGGTGCTGAACCTGGCAAAAGTGACGCACATTGACAGCTCAGGAGTAAATGAGTTGGTACGCGCTTCTGCTACGGTGCGCAACAAGGGCGGGCAGTTGAGGATCGCCAACTCCAGTGTTGCCGTGCGGGAGATCTTCCAGGTAACCAAGCTCGACACCATTCTCGACATGAGTCTGGACGAGGCCACGGCACTGCAGTCGTTTTGAGCGTCCAGCATAGACGACAGACGACAGACAAATCCTCCAACCCAAGGGTGGCGGGGTCCTGATGCAGCTACATTCACTGCCGAAGATCGAACTCCATCTTCATCTGGATTGCTCGCTGAGTTACCAGTCCGTTTCCGCGCTGGATCCCGACGTCACTCCTGAGAAGTACCAACGCGATTACGTGGCTCCCAAGCTCTGCACGCTGCCGGAATTTCTTGAGCGCTCCCGCAGGGGCGTCGCGCTGCTGCAAACGCGCGATGCACTTCGGCTTGTAACCGAAGACGTCGTGCACCAACTGGCCGCTGACGGTGTCGTCTATGCCGAACTCCGTTTTGCTCCGCTGCTACACCTGGAGCGTGGGCTGACTCCCGAGCAGGTGGTTGAGGCGATCGACAGGACTGCAGAACGGATGATCCATGAGACTGGGGTGGAAGTGCGGTTGATCCTGTGCACGCTGCGTCACTTCACAGAGCAACAAAGCATGCAGACGGTGAAGCTGGTGAAGAGATTCTGCGGCAGCAGGGTGGTAGGTCTTGATTTGGCGGGCGACGAAGCTGGTTTTTCACTTCACAACCATGTTGCTGCCTTTCGCTACGCCAGAGAACACAGCTTGAATTACACCGCTCACGCTGGCGAGGGAGCCGGGCCAGAGAGCGTTTGGGAAGTCGTGAGGCTGCTCGACAGCCGGCGGATCGGCCATGGTACGCGGAGCAGCGAAGATCCCCAATTGGTCGAGCATTTGCGCCGCGAACGAATTCACCTGGAGATGTGCCCTGCAGCGAATGTGCAAATCATTGCCTCGATTGGAAGCTGGGAGCGGCACCCCATCGATCGCCTGTATAGGGCTGGTGTCGCGCTCAACGTGAACACCGATACTCGCATGCTCACTCCCACCACGCTGACCAGAGAATACGAGGGGCTGCTGCAGACATTTGGCTGGGAAGCGCAGGAATTGCTGAACACGAACTTGATGGCAGTGGACGCCGCGTTTGTCGAAGACAACCTGAAACAACAACTGAGGCGACGACTGCAGGATGCCTATGGCAAAACGGCTGTGGATGAGGCCAGTGCCGGTGTGGAGACCCAAACCAGCATTTAAGACGAACGCACAGTTGAAACTGGTTTATTACTTAAGATTAGGTCATGCCGGCTGAAGTGGCTCAGGCTGAGCCCGCGCAGCCGGCAAAGCACCCATGCATTTCGGGAAGGGCGCTACACGCTTTTTCACAAACAAAGCAGTGGGTGCCCTATCCTGAGCTGAGCGAAGCGAAGGGTGGGTCATTGGCACGAACTGACAGCGCGCCAAGCACGCTCAAGAACGTAGCCCCCAGCGTGAGCTGGGGGAGGGAAGTGAAATGGCTTGCAAGCCCGCCCCGGCCAAGCGGGTGAGACAGTCTTCCTCAGCTACGAGTTTGAGGTAAACGCTCTGATATAATTTTTTCGCGACGCGCCCTTAGCTCAGCTGGATAGAGCGTCTGGCTACGAACCAGAAGGTCGGGAGTTCGAATCTCTCAGGGCGCGCCATTCCTCTGTTTTGGCCCTCTCAAAGATCAAGTCGAACGGCCTTTTGTAGCTGGGGTAAAGACTTACACCATCGGTGGCGCAGTTCGAAAGCACTGTCCTGAGGAGTTTGCTCTGG
The Terriglobales bacterium DNA segment above includes these coding regions:
- a CDS encoding STAS domain-containing protein is translated as MEYEIRRVGDVAIIDLSGRITFHELSALEPDGTILRKIIRELLAEGHRKVVLNLAKVTHIDSSGVNELVRASATVRNKGGQLRIANSSVAVREIFQVTKLDTILDMSLDEATALQSF
- the add gene encoding adenosine deaminase, which produces MQLHSLPKIELHLHLDCSLSYQSVSALDPDVTPEKYQRDYVAPKLCTLPEFLERSRRGVALLQTRDALRLVTEDVVHQLAADGVVYAELRFAPLLHLERGLTPEQVVEAIDRTAERMIHETGVEVRLILCTLRHFTEQQSMQTVKLVKRFCGSRVVGLDLAGDEAGFSLHNHVAAFRYAREHSLNYTAHAGEGAGPESVWEVVRLLDSRRIGHGTRSSEDPQLVEHLRRERIHLEMCPAANVQIIASIGSWERHPIDRLYRAGVALNVNTDTRMLTPTTLTREYEGLLQTFGWEAQELLNTNLMAVDAAFVEDNLKQQLRRRLQDAYGKTAVDEASAGVETQTSI